GACCCAGGCCGCACTCGCCGACTTCCTGGAGCACCACCGGTTCGTCGGCTTCCTGCACCGCAGCGCCGAGGCCTGCGCCGAGCGGCGCGCCGCGCTGCTCCGGGCCCTGTGCGAACTGCACGGCGACGACCGGCACTTGGTCGGCCACGAGCAGGGCGGCGGCTTCCTCACCGTCGCCCTGCCGAACAGCGCCCGGCTCGGCCCCGTGCCGGCGCCGGCCGGACCGGCCACCAGGCCGCCGGTGCACCTGGGCCGGTACGCCTTCCACCGGCCCGCGCTGCCCGGCTTCGTGCTCGGCTTCGCCTCGCTGCGCGAGGCGCAGATCCCCGCGGCCGTGCGCGCCTGGGCGCCGCTGCTCGCCGCGGGCGACCAGCCCCGGCGCGGCCGCCTGGCCGGCTGACCTGCTGACCTGCTGACCTGCTGACCCAACGGCGAACCATCCGGCCCGACTTGGCCCCGTCGAACTTGACCTCGTCGAACTCGACCCCTTCGAACTTGGCTCCGAAGCCAGCTCCCCATTGGACCTGTCCGCAGCACGCGCCGGCGCCGACCCTTGAGTCAGCAGGGCGGGCCTGCGACACCACCGGAGAGGAAGACCCGATGGCTTCGAATTCCTTCTACAGTTTCCCGAGCGAGTACGACGAGGAGCTCTACTGGGCACGGGTGAGCCGCAACCTGGGTTGGCTCGGCGACACCGAGGACGAGGCCCGGGCCCGCCAGACCACGCTGCGGGACGCGGTGGTCGGCGTCGCCGGCTGCGGCGGCATCGGCGGCTCGATGGTCGACCGGCTGGCCCGGCTCGGCGTGCTGAAGCTGCGGATCGCCGACCTGGACACCTTCGAGTACTCCAACATCAACCGCCAGCTCGGCGCCGGCTTCGGCACCATCGGCAAGAGCAAGGCCGAGGTCGTCGCCGAGGAGGTGCACAAGATGGCCCCGGACGTGGCCATCGACGTCTTCACCGGCGGGATCACCGAGGAATCGGCGGACGCCTTCCTGGAGGGCTGCGACTACGTGCTCGACGAGATCGAGCCGTACGAGGTCAAGGCCCGCTACGCGCTGCACCGCGCGTTCCGCCGCTCCGAGCGCTGCAAGTTCATGATGACCGCGCACGTCTACGGCAACCGGACCTTCCTGTGGAAGTGGACCCGCGACTCCATGCCGCTGGAGGAGCTGCTCAACGTGCCCGAGGACGAGGAGATGTCGCCCGAGCGCGCCGAGAAGCTGATGAGCCGGCTGATCCCGGAGTGGCCGACCTTCCCCGCGGACAGCATGCAGCGCTACTGGCTGATCGAGCGGGCCACCTGCCCGATCATCCCGGGCGCCCCGCCGATGGCCCAGGGCCTGCTGCTGGACCGGCTGATGCTGGAGATCGCCGGGATCGCGGAGCAGGGCGGCGACACCATGGACTTCCCGGTCTCCCCCGGCTACGCCATGGTGGACTCCCGCACCTGGACCGCCAAGTCCGTGCAGGGCCGGTGGTGGTAGGTGTCCTCGGCGCCAGGCGCGGCCGCCCCCTCGGGCGGCTTCGCCGGGAGGCACGCGCTGTCGATGCGCCAGTACGGCCGGGAGGACCTGGAGCTGCTCTTCCGAACCGCTGACGTCATGGCCGACCGGCTCCAACGCGCCTTCCTGAGGCGCCCGTTGGACGGCCGGATCATGATGACGGCGTTCTTCGAGCCGAGCACCCGGACCCGCCTGGTGCACGAGACCGCGATGCTGCGGCTCGGCGGCACGGTCTCCGGCTTCGCCGACCCGTCCGTCACCCGGGCCGAGGGGAGCACCGCCGAGTCGGACGAGGACATCCTGCGGATGCTCGACTCCTACGCGGACGTCATCGTGCTGCGCCACCCGACCACCGGCCGCCCGGCCGAGCTCGCCGCCCGGCTGACCGGCGCCCTGCTGATCAACGGCGGCGACGGGACCGGCGAGCACCCCACCCAGGCCATGGTCGACCTCTACACCCTGTACCGGCGGTTCGGCTCCATCGACGGGCTGCGGCTGCTGCTGGTCAACGACCTGCGGATGCGCTGCGTCAACTCCCTGCTGCTGGGGCTGCGGAACTTCGACTGCGAGGTCAGCGCCGTGGCCACCGACGGCATGGACCGGCCGGAGGGCGAGGAGGCCGACTGGGCCTCGGACGGGCCGCCGGTCACCATCGGCGGCAGCGTGGTCGAGCTGCTGCCCAAGGTCGACGTGCTGTACTCCTCCCCGACGGTGTCGCTCCGCTCGGCCGCCGGGGACCGCACCCGGCCGCTGACGATCGACCGGCGGCTGCTGGAGGAACACGCGGGCCGGCACCTGGCCGTGCTGCACCCGCTGCCGCGCAAGGGCGAGTTGGCCA
Above is a genomic segment from Kitasatospora viridis containing:
- a CDS encoding ThiF family adenylyltransferase yields the protein MASNSFYSFPSEYDEELYWARVSRNLGWLGDTEDEARARQTTLRDAVVGVAGCGGIGGSMVDRLARLGVLKLRIADLDTFEYSNINRQLGAGFGTIGKSKAEVVAEEVHKMAPDVAIDVFTGGITEESADAFLEGCDYVLDEIEPYEVKARYALHRAFRRSERCKFMMTAHVYGNRTFLWKWTRDSMPLEELLNVPEDEEMSPERAEKLMSRLIPEWPTFPADSMQRYWLIERATCPIIPGAPPMAQGLLLDRLMLEIAGIAEQGGDTMDFPVSPGYAMVDSRTWTAKSVQGRWW
- a CDS encoding aspartate/ornithine carbamoyltransferase family protein codes for the protein MSSAPGAAAPSGGFAGRHALSMRQYGREDLELLFRTADVMADRLQRAFLRRPLDGRIMMTAFFEPSTRTRLVHETAMLRLGGTVSGFADPSVTRAEGSTAESDEDILRMLDSYADVIVLRHPTTGRPAELAARLTGALLINGGDGTGEHPTQAMVDLYTLYRRFGSIDGLRLLLVNDLRMRCVNSLLLGLRNFDCEVSAVATDGMDRPEGEEADWASDGPPVTIGGSVVELLPKVDVLYSSPTVSLRSAAGDRTRPLTIDRRLLEEHAGRHLAVLHPLPRKGELATDVDDTPFNAYWAQATYGVAVRMALLTLMFDA